The Aspergillus flavus chromosome 2, complete sequence region TGAGCCGGAGCAGGAGCTAGCCCCGCAGCTTGCTGTGAAGGAGACTCATATCCGGCAGGTTGACCATACCCTTCCTGGGGAGGATAACCCCCTTGTGGTGCGGCCATGAATGGCTATTTCGATATTTCGTAGTGGATAACTGATGGATTATTATCTCCGTGGACTCGTGTAGGGGGTAACCGGAGTATATGTTAATGTCGCGCAATCGTCACAGGCTCACTATGTTGGCGGTCAACACACTGGTCTCAAACAGGAGGGGACGAATGATCCAGGGCAATCTGCGTACTAACAGCCAAAATTCGTTAACGGTCCAACCATATAAATTGAGAGAACGACAAGGGCACACGGATACACTGCACTCGGGTTCAGTCGACGTGTCCTTGAGAAGGTTGGGGTAGCTGTGGGAGCGGAACGACAACGGCGTTGAACTGGCGATGGTGGTGTACGGTGGCCTTTGCGGCGGCTTGCTCCCCGATCGGCCAATCAGAGCCCCGCATGCTAACCGACTTCACTGCCTGAGGTTGGTTAATAGTATACACCTCTCCATTACGAAGAACACATTCTATGGTGGGACTCGGAGGTAAATTATGGAGCAGCTAAATTACTGTTCCCATGAAGTATATCATCAAGATAGACTTAAACTACTCGACTAGCGAGAATAACAGCAAGCAGCTCGGAGAACTTCGCTCGGTGTTGTTCTTCGAGTTATGATCTCATACTTGAAGGGGGGTAAATGACAACAGTCAGGCTACAGTGGATAATATTGATGAATACTAGCCATTCACTCGTGTTGCATAAAAATGGGCTCTTGGTTCTTATTCGCCATTACTTGGTTATCTCTCTTTATATTCTTGCCATGAAATCTGATCTATCTCGAATCGGCACAAGCATAAACAACCGATATATATAGTGCTTGCAAACACCAATTATAAGCCTAACATAGGAGCAAATCGTATCTACGGAATGCTTGATACCAAGCCAATACAAGGATGAGCAACTACTcaaatatattcttataaaaTTCTAGTACACGAATAACAAAGTAGGATTGAGTGCTCTTTTTATCATAATCACTCCAAACGAAGCCCCATAACGTGACGTGGAATGTCTGGGGGAGGTTTTGAAAGAGGTTGCCGTGCCAACAGCGTTGACCACTGCCAATCGCACCAAAACCAAGCCAAGTATCCTTGTCGCTCACCAGAGCCTCTTCTGTCTCTAACATCAGCTCACGCCATTGATCGGTTGTTGTAGttttttctgttttgcttttctgtttgtttCATTGGTTTAATATATTTGATTTCTCCTGTTTGTTTTCTGGCATAACTGCGCCAATGCAAAAAGGGCTTGCTTTGTATTTTCGTTAAGTTCAGATTGCGAGACAGCTCCCTGACGCACAAGGTGGAGTTGTTCATCGTGTATTTCACTCTTGTTTAGATTGCATGCATCTGCCTCCTATGCAGCAGGTATAGTGCGACAGAAACTTTCCTAACGGTGCAAAAAGACGGCAGACGGCCATTTTCGATACGACAAACAGGTACTCGGATTGGAAGagacttctttctccatAATTTCATACGACGTACAAGATGAGCGTCCGGGTCGTTGCGCGTGTGAGGCCACTCTTGAAATCCGAGCGGGAAttggatatcatcctccGTACGGGGTCTACAACTCAAGCCGCCCCTAGCAAGACCGAGAAACAGAGctcccaggaaaagaagctggCGGCATTGCGGGACCGGGATACCATCGTACGGATTCCAAACCCCAAGAATGTGAATGAGGAATACTCTTTTCAGTTCAATGCTGTCTACGATGCGGATTCTCCACAGCAGGAGCTCTTTGATGCCGAGGGTTGGTGCTATACTTCGCTGTGTCTGGGATGGTGACGGTATACTGATCAGAACGGATAGTTGCACCTACGGTTAAGCATTTATTCTATGGTTTCGATGTCACCTTGTTCGCCTACGGAGTCACGGGTACCGGGAAAACACACACGATGCGGGGCGGTAAAAGCCTGGCTGACAGAGGCGTCATTCCCCGTCTTTTGAGTAGCATATATAGACGCAGCCGGAAGCTTGAAAaggatggtgatggagagACGACGGTGAACGTTTCCTTGAGCTATTACGAGATCTACAATGACAAGGTCTTCGACTTGTTTGAGCCCCCGGAGAAGAGAACGCTTGCAGGACTACCTTTGCGTGACAATGGAGGAAAGACAGTGGTTGTAGGCCTGACGGAAAGGCCATGTACAAGTCTGAAGGAGTTCGAGAGCCTTTATGATCAGGCCAACACCAACAGGTCTACATCTGCAACAAAGGTAAGCAAACATTCAGCCCTTGCAGGTGTGAGCCACAGGACTGACTTCTTTCATAGTTAAACGCTCACTCGTCACGGTCTCATGCAATTCTCTGCGTCAAGGTAGCCGTCAGCTCTGGTGGCAAGACTCGGATCAGCACAGCATCTGCCATTGACTTAGCTGGTTCAGAGGATAATCGTCGAACAGACAATGACAAAGAGCGCATGGTTGAGTCAGCGAGTATTAACAAGAGCCTTTTTGTTCTGGCACAGTGTGTGGAAGCCATAAGCAAGAAACACCATAGAATCCCGTACAGAGAGTCAAAGATGACAAGAATCCTTTCCTTGGGACAGAACAATGGACTGACGGTGATGATTCTCAACCTCGCACCCATCAAATCTTATCACCTGGACACCTTAAGCTCGTTGAACTTTGCCAACCGCACAAAGAAGATTGAGGTTCGTGAGGTGGAGAACGAGCCGATGTTCAAAGGGCCTCCGAGACCAGCAGCGCGTCCTTCAGTGACTGCCCTAAGGCAGCCTCTGCGTCCACTGACCGCTACTGCCAATGTCAACCTTCCAGCACTTGCCAACAAAGACAAGGATGCGTCAAAAGCTGGAGAAAAGCCAGTCAAGGCGTTCCACGTCTACTCTGACAAACCGCGGTCTAGGGATTCTACCCAATTCAGAAAACCTGAGCCACCAAAGCGTCCTTCCCTAGATTCTAATCACCGCTTGTTAAAGCCCAGCCGAATCACGCAGCCCCTTCAGTCACAAAAGCAGTACGAAGATATATCTGCCGCCAAAATTGAAGAGATGGTTGAAAAGAAGGTAGAGGAGATTCTGGCTGTAAGAGCTGTCAGTGAAAAGTCCAGGCAAACGCAGGTCCGTGAGTTGAATGAACAAGTACAAAAGCGCTTGGAAATGCTTGAGCAGCGCATCGAAGGCACGGAAGACGCAAGGGCCGAAGGATTGTCATTTTTGCTCATGGCCAAGCAACACCAAGCACGTGGCGAGGATAGCTTCGCACTGAAGATGTATCAGCTCGcgcttcctttcttcccagaCAACGAGAAACTTGCAAGGAAGATCAGCACTCTGAAGCAGCGGATCCAGAGCAAGTCTTGTCCAGATGCCGACACAACCGGGAATCACACTCTCACAGCGTCCAAGAGAGAGTTTGGAAGCCTTCTTTCAATCAAGAGGCAGTCCGTGGGAACAAACTTGAAGCGTCAAGCTGAGGATTCGGATGGCGAGTACAATCCCGAAGATAGAGCCGAGGAACTCAGTGACGACGATATTGAAGAAATAACACAAACGAGGCGCAAGAAACGCACCAAAACCAGTTCGCCGTCAGATGAAGGTTCTAGCGTCGACTGTTACGAAGCCCCCTCACCCCGGACAATCCACCTTCTATCGATAATCAACTCTCGCGACGTAAGCCAGATTAAGCTGTTGAAAGGTGTTGGCGTTAAGAAAGCTGAAGCTATAGTTGACTGCCTCTGCGAAATGGATCAGCACTTGGAGGAGCAGGACAGCGATAGACAAGTCCAGATTAACAGTCTTGCCGAACTGAGCACGCTAAGAGGAGTCGGCGTCAAGACTGTTGAAAGCATGAGAAATGGAGTCTTGGCATAAAGGGCATAATATATAGAAGTTGATATCTCCATCTGTGGAGCGTTGGGGTGTCACAAGCATGTTGAACAAACTTCATATTGCATATTGCATATTGCATATTTCATCCTTCATTGCAAATTTTGCACCATTGCAGGTGCAACGGACACGGACCATGCATATATTGTTTTTACCATTCATTCAGCGAAGGTGTTACGGTGTTGGTTGGGTGAGATGTTGTCCGATGTTGTATTTTGCATTTTTTGGATATACTCCCAGCATGTTCAGTCTTATTAGAATACGATTCATTTTCCTCAACATTTTCTGCATCAAACTCACCACCCCACAAACATTACATTACCTTAATTGAGACATATCTACCAAAACCCCAACTTATGCCTACTACTAACTCCTTAGACTTTATGCATAAGCCCCCAACCGCTAATTCTTCCCTTGGCCAGGATATAAAACACAACTCCACCGAACATCACCACACCACAGAAAATCTCCAACTTCAAGTACGACCCATGTAAGGGATCAGGCAACAGAGCACCTGCAATCGGCATACCTGTCAAAGCGGCAAAAGATACAATGCAGAAATACGTTCCACTACGAACTCCAATCTCGCGCAGATCCGAGATCTGAGCGACTAGCGCTGGCGCAAGGGAGACAGCAGCACCGGAGCTGAAACCGTAAAGAGAAGTGAACACGATGGCAGGAGCGTTGCTTCGCGATGGAAGCCATAGAGCGAGAACGATAATGACCGAGAACAGGGAGGTTAACATCATTAGGTTGAATCTGCCGAAAAGATCTGCCAGATAGGGCGGCACGAGACGGCCGAGAATACTGTACAGTTGATTAGCATATGGGTATGTGATATGAGACAAGAAATATATACCTGGCTGCGTTGAGAATCGGGATTAAGTAAGATGCCAGATAGGACGACATGCCGTACCGCTCGGCTTGAGTTGGGATGAAAGCGAACGGCAAGAATAAGCCCCAGTATACAAAAAAGGTTCCGGCCGTGGTAAGCACGAAAGGGAGCTCGCGGAGTGGGCGAACGAAATCCAATGGTCGGAATGGCTTCCGGTGATGTTGGAGTCGCGATTGTACCGTGAGGTTGGCAATAACCAGGAGCCCTAGACTGAGGAATCCGCAGATCCTCATTGTCCAGCCAAATCCTACTATGGGGATGAGTCGAGCTACCATGATAGGGAAGATTACTCCTCCGACGCTTGAGCCGCAAGTAGTGACGCCTAGAGCCAGGGCACGACGCCGCCGAAACCAGGTGCTCACGGAGGTGAGACAGCCGTGGAAGATGGCACTTGTTCCGATAGGGCTGCAGACACCTTGCGCGAGGATGAATTGGTAGTATTCTTTCGAGATGGACACCATCATCAGCCCGAAGACGTGGAAGAATGTGCCGGCTATCAGAACCCAGCGGGGACCGAAATTGTCAAAGAATACTCCTACGATGGGACCCTGTTTGGAGTTAGAACCGTCAATGCCTCGCTTTTACTAACACCGGAACATAGTGTACGCACCCCGAAAAACATCATGAAAATCTCCAACGAAGTGATCCACGTTACTGTGCTGGTTGGCAAGTCCTGTAGCTGATGGGTTTTATAGTAGTCCAGGAAGACACCAATACCTACACATCTTGGTGTCAGCATAATTCAGATCGTGCTCCAGGCCCAACAAATATCAAAGGGCACAGAGCCCAGAAGCTACTCACAATTGATCCACCCAAAACTGACAAACAACCCACAGAAGGCACCGAGCACTACCATCCATGCCTTGAGGCCACCATCCGGGGGTGCATCTGGGGCTTTAGCTGGCACAGACTGGGTAGTCGCGCCTGATTTCTCCGGATCCCCGGTTTGACTAGACTCATCTTCAAGAATTGTTTGTGGACCCGGCTGGATTTCCTTATGTGGATGTTCTTGCTTCGCGTCTTCCGGGTTCAAATGGGCACTTGAAGAATAGACAGGCGTTGTTGATGGAGATTGTTCTATACTTTCGGTAACGACGCTTTCGGCGGAGTGTTGTATCTCTGGAATTGACGGCATGTTGATCAACTATATAGTTTGGTGGCTTGTAATAGGAGTGAACGACTGGGTTCTGTGACGACGCGGTAATGATCAAGATTAAGTTATGCGACTCATAGGACTAACGAATGAGTAATGCCGAACAACTGGAGGGGAGAGACAATCTGCGGGATCGGATCTGCCTGAAGGATGTTAGTTTACTGAGGACATACGGCTTGACAGAGCGAATGCAAAAGAGAATCCAGTCGCGCTTGGATCGAACTGTCGACAGATAAACTGTATTCTCGAGCAGAATTCTTTTCGCTCGGGGAGTCAATTGCACGTTTGTTTTCCACAACATTGAGTTCACATTCCTCATGTCTTAATGTTCTACTGGTAACCGTGGCATTGAAAAACCTGGCTCTGAATCAAGGGATAGATTTTCAAGTCTTGACGTTATTGGGTTACATTGCCCAGCACAAGATAGGGCTGGAACAGCTGACACCGGAGAAAGCAGCCGAACGAAGGGAGCCATAGCCCTTGCATATTTGCTTATTCAACGTTGCACTGCCTATTATCCATATGACAGTCTGCTGGCCATTGCAGAAACAAGTCCATGGTTTTATTCCAGAAGAGTGGTAAGGTCAAATGGTTGATTGTGCAGAAGACATAGCACGAAATGATTTCCATGCCCAgtgaggagaaaaaaaaattgttgAAACCTGGAGTATGCTACCTATAATACATTCAGCCTGCAATAAGAAATTTTAGAATGAGCGCCTTATCATGCCCCAACTGGGACAGTTGATGTCAAACGTTACACTTTAGTTTTGTTGGCCAGGTTTCTCAAAGATCACCTTGCCTTCCTTCGTAAGAGTGGCAATGCTTTGCGCTGACCCTCTGATCTCCTGTTCTAATTGTTCAACGGTCCTCGTGGGTGCGGGGGCAGCATTGACAGCCTCCTCGGCCGCCTTCCGATACTCCTCGTCGGCAGAcggcttcttttcctctgcGGGCTTTGCAGGTCCAATGGTTAGTCCTCTCGGGGCGCTTGCAATCTCATTGACTTCGTGCGAGGTGAGAACTTCATTAATACGGGGGCCACGGGTTTGTATGAGAATAGTCGCGGGGCCATCAAATTGCAGGAAGAGCTGGTAGCAACATTAGCACCATCGTACCATTCAAATCAGTGTTCAAGGCATACCCTGTCTCCCCAGATGGTCATCCGAGACCAAGTACGAATTTTATGGAAGATATTCATCGCGGTTTTCCAGGTATCGGAACCCGACATATCCCGAATGAATTTCGAATCCTGGATAAAGCTCGGCCAGCCCTTGAGACCTGGAACCTGGAATTTCAAGGTTGTGGATTTGAAGCGGTAAGGACGAGGGGGGTTGTTTGTCATTGTGTAAGCCACGACATTGCTTGACTGTGTTAGCATGCTTCAAAGTAGTGATATCGATGGGTATATGCAACCATACCTTGGGTGGACGATGTATTGCTCTCCGGCCTTTACCTCGACCTGGTATAACTGACCCGCACCGACTAATGCTAGCAATCCTCTGCCAGTCACTTCGGAGCTACCCCAGTGTGACACGCTCTGCGCAAGTCAGCTTGGCCTTTCAATAGACGACGTCCCTATCGGATTAACAAACCAGGCTTGTGTTGATAGTCGGCTTAATAGAAAGGGAACGGCCGGTCCAGGCAAGCAACGCACGTCTCTGCGCCACCATCCAATCGACGGACCCATCCAGGTGTACAACAGCGAAGGACGTGGTAGGCGACCGAACAGAAACCAAGGCAGTTACCGGGCTAGCCGACGAGACCT contains the following coding sequences:
- a CDS encoding kinesin family protein, with amino-acid sequence MSVRVVARVRPLLKSERELDIILRTGSTTQAAPSKTEKQSSQEKKLAALRDRDTIVRIPNPKNVNEEYSFQFNAVYDADSPQQELFDAEVAPTVKHLFYGFDVTLFAYGVTGTGKTHTMRGGKSLADRGVIPRLLSSIYRRSRKLEKDGDGETTVNVSLSYYEIYNDKVFDLFEPPEKRTLAGLPLRDNGGKTVVVGLTERPCTSLKEFESLYDQANTNRSTSATKLNAHSSRSHAILCVKVAVSSGGKTRISTASAIDLAGSEDNRRTDNDKERMVESASINKSLFVLAQCVEAISKKHHRIPYRESKMTRILSLGQNNGLTVMILNLAPIKSYHLDTLSSLNFANRTKKIEVREVENEPMFKGPPRPAARPSVTALRQPLRPLTATANVNLPALANKDKDASKAGEKPVKAFHVYSDKPRSRDSTQFRKPEPPKRPSLDSNHRLLKPSRITQPLQSQKQYEDISAAKIEEMVEKKVEEILAVRAVSEKSRQTQVRELNEQVQKRLEMLEQRIEGTEDARAEGLSFLLMAKQHQARGEDSFALKMYQLALPFFPDNEKLARKISTLKQRIQSKSCPDADTTGNHTLTASKREFGSLLSIKRQSVGTNLKRQAEDSDGEYNPEDRAEELSDDDIEEITQTRRKKRTKTSSPSDEGSSVDCYEAPSPRTIHLLSIINSRDVSQIKLLKGVGVKKAEAIVDCLCEMDQHLEEQDSDRQVQINSLAELSTLRGVGVKTVESMRNGVLA
- a CDS encoding monocarboxylate transporter (monocarboxylate permease, putative), translating into MPSIPEIQHSAESVVTESIEQSPSTTPVYSSSAHLNPEDAKQEHPHKEIQPGPQTILEDESSQTGDPEKSGATTQSVPAKAPDAPPDGGLKAWMVVLGAFCGLFVSFGWINCIGVFLDYYKTHQLQDLPTSTVTWITSLEIFMMFFGGPIVGVFFDNFGPRWVLIAGTFFHVFGLMMVSISKEYYQFILAQGVCSPIGTSAIFHGCLTSVSTWFRRRRALALGVTTCGSSVGGVIFPIMVARLIPIVGFGWTMRICGFLSLGLLVIANLTVQSRLQHHRKPFRPLDFVRPLRELPFVLTTAGTFFVYWGLFLPFAFIPTQAERYGMSSYLASYLIPILNAASILGRLVPPYLADLFGRFNLMMLTSLFSVIIVLALWLPSRSNAPAIVFTSLYGFSSGAAVSLAPALVAQISDLREIGVRSGTYFCIVSFAALTGMPIAGALLPDPLHGSYLKLEIFCGVVMFGGVVFYILAKGRISGWGLMHKV
- a CDS encoding altered inheritance of mitochondria protein 24, mitochondrial (mitochondrial protein Fmp26, putative), translating into MSQPLRRGVRAVSWTRVLPPRARQGQTRCLQIRAAAAEQPSSANGNNLPVVGTPSSAESADARFDVIGAPYSLLSVSLSASQNLFTRRGTLVGLSGKADNVVSTLSVLEPFRRAVVGVPFLYQKVSSASPVTALVSVRSPTTSFAVVHLDGSVDWMVAQRRALLAWTGRSLSIKPTINTSLSVSHWGSSEVTGRGLLALVGAGQLYQVEVKAGEQYIVHPSNVVAYTMTNNPPRPYRFKSTTLKFQVPGLKGWPSFIQDSKFIRDMSGSDTWKTAMNIFHKIRTWSRMTIWGDRLFLQFDGPATILIQTRGPRINEVLTSHEVNEIASAPRGLTIGPAKPAEEKKPSADEEYRKAAEEAVNAAPAPTRTVEQLEQEIRGSAQSIATLTKEGKVIFEKPGQQN